TGTTTAATCCCTGTAAAAATTTCAGAAAGTGTATTATGTTATTGTCTCCATTCTATAAAAGGGGAAATGAGGGTGGGTGATGTCAAGAAAAGTGCCCAAGAACACACAGTCAGCAAGAGATAGAGCTGGAATGTATCCACCGTCTATCCAATTCTTTGAAACCCATGTCCTTAACCACCATATGAACAGAacatctcctttctcctttttatgtTGCATGTTCCATATTGACAAGGACTCAGTGGCCAGTAGAGCAAGCTCAAGCCAGTGTTTGAATGTAAGGACTGGTCTCAGGTGTAAGGGCTTTATTGAGCCCTTGGGGGTTCCACTTGGAAATAACTTCCAATGTCCCTTGACTTGGGGTTGGGGAGTGAATGCTAGCATTTGTGGAGCTTCTAGAATGGCttgcatttatttccttctgtacCATTCACAAATTTTCTTACTTCTTATCTCATTGATAACTAATAACATTGGAGTTATAAAGAGGTTaccatttttaactttatgaaaaaaGGCTCACAAAGGTTGCTTCTCCCTACTTGGAGTCCTTATTTACCCAGCTATTTGGGCAAACCAGAATCTGATCTCAAGTTTTGAGAGGAGGCTTTTACCTAAGGCTCAGGATTTCCTTAATGAGTCCCGACTCAGAGACAAACACACTCCACACATCCACAAATATTCTTCGTTTTCAAGTTTGGAGCCTAGTTTCAGATTATAGGGAGCTTTCCTCTctttatacacacattttttttttttctgtcctgcaAATCTGGAGTGTTGATATCATCCTGGGGCGGTATTGAAAACCAAGTTCCAGAAGATTTTCTCAGGCTACACAATCCATCCAGTTCTATAAGACTTGCACCAAGAGGGATGGGAACTAATGCATTCAAATCTTAAAACTATTCTATTTGACAAATTGATATAAAGAGTTGGAATGACATTAAACTTAGAGGTAGTTACTTATAAAATGAAGGTTAGAATACTGAATCCAATGTCAGATCTTTCATAGGTGAAGTACTCAGCCATTCACTGTGTTTCTATTGGTGAtgcaaattatttgaattttgaagaaaaaaccCACTTTACCACTTCACTGTCAGCTTCTTTAAATTGTCGATAATTGTTTGAAAAGTCATTTAGCAAAGCAACAAAATGAGAGTCGTTGTTAAGATTGTTATAAGAATGTAAATGTTTTTGAGGAGAGAAAACTGAGTGATAGGGTGGAAAGGAGCTCCTTATAAAAGCCAGTAATATATATCAGTGACTCACaccgaggggcagagggaagcccACACTTTGGAAAAGCACATTCTTGGGTACGTGAAACTCAAGAGGAGTAAGCTACCACCAGATAAGTTAagcataaattatatttcttttctctgtgtagCAAACTGgatgcccattaaaaaaaaatgtctttaaaaagtcaagaaatattgGTGTACATCATCAGATTATGAGTAAAGATAGCCTTTTCCCCCTAAATgaaacaagcattttttttttactttgaaatactttattttcaagttctttgcaaaaacaacaataaatgtTTCAACCTCTCTGTTGTAAGATATGGAGAAATAATGCATAATCAACACTAAATAAGGCATTGTGCCTTACAAGAAAGACATAGAATGTCCAAAGGATATTTAGAACATTGTAGTTCCTAAAGCTTCAACAGGAGAAATGTTGACCACATGCTGtgaaattatttctataaataatagCTGACACTCTTTTAAACGATTATAAAAATAGAGGAATACATATATTCCCCAACCTCACGATGACCTCACTCTCTATTTGCTTGAACCCCTCTCCTCAGCTTCAGTCACAGTGGCTGGCATGCTGTGGGCCCCTCAGAAGTATTCATTTAATAATTGGCGAATATTTGCAAACCTTCTACCTTCAAATTAAATAAGCATCAAGATTGAACTAGGTTGGGTTTAacgtaaaataataaaaaataatggtatGGTGCACAAATGGATTCAATTACATCCTCACtatttcatatgtaaaatgttaacaCAGAAACCCTTGGAAACCAACCGaccaacagataaataaataaataaataaatacataggagAACTCTCCTAGGAGATGCTCAAACATATGCAGCCCAATTCAGATGGCATTGGGAGTCGATGATTCCACTTTTCCTCTTTGATTCCTTTAAGGGCAGGGCCTGACTCAGGTACAGCCACCCATCAGCTTCCTCCTTCCTCCGGTTAGTTGGAGCTGCCCGATGATGAGAAAAATGTCATCTTTAGTAGCTGCTCAGGGAAGCTGCCTGCACTGCACTCTTCTCCTGTCCTGACCCCAAGGTTCCAGAGTTTTCTGAATCTAGTTTCCCCAGCCTAGCATCAAAAGGCTACTCCTTATGCTGTGTAGCAGAGACCTCTAAGCTCCTGGGTGCTTTTATTTGGGAATGTAGGGGGCCTGTGGTCCCTACTGGATTAGTGGCTACCCACAGGCAGAATGTGTGTCTCTGTCACCCTAAGTCTCATTTCAGCCTCAAAGAAACCCCATGCAGTAGCTCCTATTGTTTTCTCTGTTCTACTGGGCTTAGGGAAGctttagatgatgatgatgatgataaagctTCCCTAAGctttagatgatgatgatgatgatgataatcatCCTTGAGTTAGATGCCTAATTCAGATCGGTTCCCAGTGCGATGTCACAACAAAGTAGCTGCTCTTCACCTCTAAGCTCTAGGGCCAATGTTGCAGAAAACCAAGGGTTCTGCTTTTCAGATGTTTAGCCCAGAAGGaattggggagggggggcggtggATGCCTGTGTTTAACAGGTGGAAAGCTTTTTAATATAACTGACCAATATCAGTAAGAATTTTAATGAGAGCAGGTTTACCCACAGTCATTTGCATGGGGATGGGGCACTGGGAATCCGCACCTGAACAGATGAGTGATCTTAGTAGCAAATTCAACTATGAACTAAAAATCCTTTCCAGTCCTTCAGCTACACCCTGGGTTTACAAATACCCTGCAGGTGTCTGGGACCAACAACGCTAGTCCCAGGTGTGGACGGAAGGCACGACTCACTTGCTCAGGATCTTCTGGATCATTCTCTTGACCAGCGGGGCCTCGGGGTTGAGACACACCTCGCGTCCGTCCTTGAGAGCGGCTCTGCGGAGGGAGGGCAGGATGCGCGTGGGCAGGATGCGCGTGGGCaggcggcggggctgggggctgggcggggggggggcggcatcACTTACACGACCTCGGTCTGGGCGCAGTGGGGGCCCGAGGGCGTCACCTGGACGCTCCGGATGTTCTTGAGGTGGATGCCCTGCAGGGTCTGCAAGCACTGGCAGCGCAGCTCGGCGACCACCGGCGCCCCTGCGGGGATGGGAGAGCAGCTGGGTGGGCGCGCTGGCCCCGGGGGGCGCCCACCGGCCCGCGGCCCGCCCGTGGCCCCGGGGCGCGGAGTCTCACCTGCGGTGCCTGCGGggcccaggagcaggagcaggagcaggagcagccgCGCGGCGCCGAGgagccggggggcgcggggcgcggcgggggccaTGGGGCTCAGCTCGGAGGGGCGGGCGGAGCGGCCTCTGGGGCTCCGGGAGCCGGGGAAGCCCTTTTATCGGCGGCCGGCGGGGGGACGGGGGATTCCCGGGTCCggaaggggcagggcaggggccccgcccggccacccccacccccacccccgccccgggcctcccGCCGGGCCCTGGCGCGCGGGGCCGTCTCCTCCCTCCTGAgccccggggggggcgggggggcgggcgctCCGCGATCCCGGGTACCGGGGCGACGCGCTGGGGACGAGCGGTGAGCCCGGGACTGGGGGCATCGCAGCTTCCGAGAGTCGCGCCCCGTTGGTGCCGCTTCGGAGGGAAGGAAGGACGCTGGGGAGCAAGGGGCTGCGCTGCGCATCCCTCACCTCCGCACAGTCTTCCTCTAAATTTCGTTCTGCTCATTTCCTACGCCCGGAACGAGCGCGGACGAAAGCCGCAGCCGGCAGCTCGGGCTCCAGCTCGTTTCTCTTGTGCATTTTCAAAGCACAGTCGGGTCACCTTGGTCGTGGCTTCCGCTTGGTGGGAATAGGGCTCCGCGTCTCAAGTGCCTTCCA
The Vulpes vulpes isolate BD-2025 chromosome 2, VulVul3, whole genome shotgun sequence genome window above contains:
- the LOC140597871 gene encoding growth-regulated protein homolog gamma-like, whose product is MAPAAPRAPRLLGAARLLLLLLLLLGPAGTAGAPVVAELRCQCLQTLQGIHLKNIRSVQVTPSGPHCAQTEVVAALKDGREVCLNPEAPLVKRMIQKILSNSN